In Spirochaetaceae bacterium, the following are encoded in one genomic region:
- a CDS encoding S41 family peptidase, which produces MHEDGAAARRRWRRHPARARPLPRTRTGALSAGLLCLLALAPCAMAQEEQQARRAGEVFAEVLQFLLENYVDETRLNPETLLDGALEGMFEALDDPHSAYVQPSDVRQITDLTRGEFGGVGMYIGRHADGGFEVISPIEGNPAHRAGVRAGDLIMAINGESAAEFDLADIVARLRGPPGTTVTMTLLRDGSIEFDTVMEREMIEVETVRFGMIGERIGYLRIVQFTLLTPERVSEALHELGGAAALIIDLRSNPGGLLGSVVQVADYFLSDGVIVSTQARVDADNDVHRAGPAATIVDASVPIVILIDRGSASASEILAAALGESGRGFLLGEQSYGKASVQQVRRFGSRAVKLTTAYYLTPSGASIDQVGISPHLAFGDTQRTEEEEAEITELFEGGHIRRFVREHADPSEALIEEFISELRDSGVDLPRRMLRKLVHDEVVRRMPERPVYDLRFDGVLREAVRMLDLDLVPARDAWQLREPAAAAAF; this is translated from the coding sequence CCCGGCACGCGCGCGCCCGCTGCCGCGCACACGAACGGGGGCGCTGTCGGCGGGGCTGTTGTGCCTGCTCGCGCTCGCGCCGTGCGCCATGGCGCAGGAAGAGCAGCAGGCACGCCGTGCCGGCGAGGTGTTCGCCGAAGTGCTCCAGTTTCTGCTGGAAAACTACGTGGACGAAACGCGCCTCAACCCGGAGACGCTGCTCGACGGCGCGCTCGAAGGCATGTTCGAAGCGCTCGACGATCCGCACTCCGCCTACGTGCAACCCTCCGACGTGCGCCAGATCACCGACCTGACGCGCGGCGAGTTCGGCGGCGTGGGGATGTACATCGGCCGCCACGCGGACGGCGGCTTCGAGGTGATCTCGCCGATCGAGGGCAATCCCGCGCACCGCGCCGGGGTGCGCGCCGGCGACCTGATCATGGCGATCAACGGCGAGTCGGCGGCGGAGTTCGACCTCGCCGACATCGTCGCGCGGCTGCGCGGCCCGCCCGGCACCACGGTGACCATGACCCTGTTGCGCGACGGGTCGATCGAGTTCGACACCGTGATGGAGCGGGAGATGATCGAGGTGGAAACGGTGCGTTTCGGCATGATCGGCGAGCGGATCGGCTACCTGCGCATCGTGCAGTTCACGCTGCTGACACCGGAACGGGTGTCGGAGGCGCTGCACGAACTCGGCGGCGCGGCGGCGCTGATCATCGACCTGCGCAGCAATCCTGGCGGGCTGCTCGGGTCGGTGGTGCAGGTGGCCGACTACTTCCTGTCGGACGGAGTGATCGTTTCCACCCAGGCGCGCGTCGATGCCGACAACGACGTGCACCGAGCCGGACCCGCGGCCACGATCGTCGATGCCTCGGTCCCCATCGTGATCCTGATCGACCGCGGCTCGGCGTCCGCTTCCGAGATCCTGGCGGCCGCGCTCGGCGAGAGCGGGCGCGGCTTTCTGCTTGGTGAACAGTCCTACGGCAAGGCGTCGGTGCAGCAGGTGCGCCGCTTCGGCAGCCGGGCGGTGAAGCTCACCACCGCCTACTACCTGACGCCGAGCGGCGCGAGCATCGACCAGGTGGGCATCAGCCCGCACCTCGCGTTCGGCGACACGCAGCGTACCGAGGAGGAAGAGGCCGAGATCACCGAGCTGTTCGAGGGCGGGCACATTCGCCGTTTCGTGCGCGAGCATGCCGATCCGAGCGAGGCGCTGATCGAGGAGTTCATCAGCGAGTTGCGCGACTCGGGGGTCGATTTGCCGCGCCGCATGCTGCGCAAGCTGGTGCACGACGAGGTGGTGCGCCGCATGCCGGAACGTCCGGTGTACGACCTGCGCTTCGACGGCGTGCTGCGCGAGGCGGTGCGCATGCTGGACCTCGACCTGGTGCCCGCCCGCGACGCCTGGCAGTTGCGCGAACCGGCCGCCGCGGCCGCATTCTAG